One genomic region from Syntrophorhabdaceae bacterium encodes:
- the htpG gene encoding molecular chaperone HtpG → METFEFKTEVKQLLDLMIHSLYSHKEVFLRELISNASDAIDRARYESLTNSSVLEDDGIWKIKITSDKEKGTLTVSDNGIGMTREEIIEALGTIAHSGTKDFLMALQSKEVKDNPELIGQFGVGFYSSFMVADRITVLSRKAGEKDKKGVKWESTGDGTFSIEDIYKPGKGTDVILHLKEDEKKYLDEWEIRVIVKKYSDFIEHPIVMEVEKEKESDLEKGKRFKVKEEETLNSRKAIWLKDKSEVTPDEYNEFYKHISHDFKTPAKVIHYRAEGTSEFTALLYIPSKAPFNILFKDFQIGPMLYVKRVQIMEHCEELIPPYLRFIRGVVDSSDLPLNVSREILQNNRQVDIIKNNITKKVLDTLEDMKKDEYDNYLKFYREFGRVLKEGLHYDFTRREQIADLLLFNSTKSEDGKLRTLGDYLISMKDDQKDIYYIAAPSLEEALMSPYLEAFREKDYEVLVFNDEIDEFVLSGLEYKGKRLKSVTRGDIEIDESKKEKKEKARQEYSRLIEMIKDQLKDHVKDVRFSGRLKDSACCLVADEGDMDTQMEKLLKAMGQDVPEHKRILELNPEHPLFANMHAMFEKDKENPMLKDFIDLIYDQALILEGSRPKDPARFSQIVARIMAEKIKDL, encoded by the coding sequence ATGGAGACTTTTGAATTCAAAACCGAGGTAAAACAATTACTTGACCTTATGATACACTCTTTATATTCCCATAAGGAGGTTTTTTTGAGAGAACTTATCTCAAATGCCTCTGATGCCATAGACAGGGCAAGGTATGAATCCCTTACAAATAGTTCAGTGCTTGAAGATGATGGGATATGGAAGATAAAGATCACATCAGACAAGGAAAAAGGGACACTTACTGTAAGTGATAATGGCATAGGAATGACAAGGGAGGAAATTATTGAGGCCCTGGGCACAATAGCCCATTCAGGGACTAAAGATTTTCTCATGGCACTTCAGAGCAAGGAGGTAAAGGACAATCCAGAGCTTATAGGACAGTTCGGTGTTGGTTTTTATTCATCTTTTATGGTGGCAGACAGGATAACTGTGCTTTCAAGAAAGGCTGGGGAAAAAGATAAAAAGGGTGTGAAGTGGGAATCTACCGGCGATGGAACATTCAGTATTGAAGATATATATAAACCAGGTAAAGGAACGGATGTCATCCTCCATCTAAAAGAAGATGAAAAAAAATATCTCGATGAATGGGAGATAAGGGTAATTGTTAAAAAATATTCAGATTTTATCGAGCACCCTATTGTAATGGAGGTTGAAAAGGAAAAAGAGAGCGATTTGGAGAAGGGTAAAAGATTCAAGGTAAAAGAGGAAGAAACATTAAACTCAAGAAAGGCAATATGGCTCAAGGATAAGTCTGAAGTTACACCAGATGAATATAATGAATTTTACAAGCATATATCTCATGATTTCAAGACCCCTGCCAAGGTAATACACTATAGGGCAGAAGGGACTTCTGAATTCACTGCCCTATTATATATACCATCAAAGGCTCCATTTAATATACTCTTTAAAGACTTTCAGATAGGACCTATGCTGTATGTGAAACGTGTCCAGATAATGGAGCATTGCGAGGAACTTATACCCCCTTATCTGCGTTTCATAAGGGGTGTTGTGGACTCGTCTGACTTGCCCCTTAATGTATCCAGAGAGATACTTCAAAACAACAGACAGGTAGATATTATAAAAAACAACATAACAAAAAAGGTGCTCGATACACTGGAAGATATGAAAAAGGACGAGTATGATAATTATCTGAAGTTTTACAGAGAGTTTGGAAGGGTTTTAAAAGAAGGGCTCCACTATGACTTCACAAGGAGAGAACAGATCGCAGACCTATTACTCTTTAACTCAACAAAATCAGAAGATGGAAAACTAAGGACCTTAGGCGATTATTTAATCTCCATGAAGGATGACCAGAAGGATATATACTATATTGCTGCCCCTTCTCTTGAAGAGGCGCTTATGTCTCCTTATCTCGAGGCATTCAGGGAAAAAGACTATGAGGTTCTCGTATTCAACGATGAGATAGATGAATTTGTTTTAAGCGGCTTGGAATATAAAGGAAAGAGATTGAAATCAGTCACAAGAGGGGATATTGAGATTGACGAGTCAAAGAAAGAAAAAAAGGAAAAGGCAAGACAAGAATATAGTAGACTCATTGAGATGATAAAAGACCAATTGAAGGATCATGTGAAAGACGTGAGGTTCTCAGGCAGGCTAAAAGATTCTGCATGCTGTCTTGTAGCAGATGAGGGTGATATGGACACCCAGATGGAAAAGCTTTTGAAGGCCATGGGACAGGATGTTCCTGAACACAAGAGGATACTTGAACTCAACCCTGAGCATCCTCTATTTGCAAATATGCACGCCATGTTTGAAAAAGACAAAGAAAATCCCATGCTTAAGGATTTTATTGATCTCATCTATGATCAGGCGCTCATATTAGAGGGCTCAAGACCAAAAGACCCTGCAAGGTTTTCCCAGATAGTAGCAAGGATTATGGCTGAAAAAATTAAAGACCTTTGA
- a CDS encoding ATP-binding protein, whose translation MNLKGQLYFTTKKVGKAIWDYRMLKDGDKVLIGVSGGKDSLTLLRIMKERLKFVPINYELTACFVDMGFEWVDKESLIRHFENESVPYLIVEAPEEWQKDNRDFDCFWCSWNRRKALFKTAHNKGFKKLALAHHMDDIIETMLLNLFFQGEIGTMQPYQEMFNGELYIIRPFAYVEEKELSRLSELLELPVVASKCPHSHTSKRRLVKDIITELKKHNRNVKKNIYRSLQRIRQEYLLS comes from the coding sequence TTGAATCTAAAGGGACAGCTTTACTTTACAACAAAGAAGGTTGGCAAGGCCATCTGGGATTACAGGATGCTTAAAGACGGCGATAAGGTTCTTATTGGTGTCTCAGGCGGCAAGGACAGCCTTACACTTCTTAGGATAATGAAGGAGAGGTTAAAGTTTGTCCCAATAAACTATGAATTAACAGCATGTTTTGTTGATATGGGTTTTGAATGGGTAGACAAAGAGAGTTTGATAAGGCATTTTGAAAATGAATCTGTTCCTTATTTGATTGTAGAAGCACCCGAGGAATGGCAGAAGGATAATAGAGATTTTGATTGTTTTTGGTGTAGTTGGAACAGGAGAAAGGCACTGTTTAAGACAGCCCATAACAAGGGTTTTAAGAAACTTGCCCTTGCCCATCACATGGACGATATAATAGAGACTATGCTTTTGAACCTTTTTTTTCAGGGTGAGATAGGGACAATGCAGCCTTATCAGGAGATGTTTAACGGCGAACTTTATATAATAAGACCTTTTGCCTATGTGGAAGAGAAGGAGCTTTCAAGGCTATCTGAGCTTCTTGAGTTACCTGTTGTTGCCAGCAAGTGCCCCCATAGTCACACATCTAAGAGAAGGCTTGTTAAGGACATCATAACAGAGCTAAAAAAACACAACAGAAATGTAAAAAAGAATATATATAGGAGTCTCCAGAGGATAAGGCAGGAGTATCTACTGTCATAA
- a CDS encoding flavodoxin family protein yields the protein MKAVVLFGSPRKDGNTIQLVNAFSDILKKKDINVRMLYLNDMNIRPCQGCYVCLPAGVCKINDDMKDIIKYMAESDLIVYASPIYWFNVSAQLKVAIDRTIAFMDEKFNSRIAGKKAVTLLTCGSEDVNVCEPSISMFKMIFDLQKLVYAGRIEALACTPEGTPIKKEFIEKTKELAESLI from the coding sequence ATGAAGGCAGTTGTTCTATTTGGTAGCCCAAGGAAAGATGGAAATACCATACAGCTTGTTAATGCATTTTCAGATATTTTAAAAAAGAAGGATATCAATGTAAGGATGCTTTATCTAAATGATATGAATATAAGACCATGTCAGGGTTGTTATGTATGTCTTCCGGCAGGTGTATGCAAAATTAATGATGATATGAAAGATATAATAAAATATATGGCTGAATCGGATTTGATTGTATATGCCAGTCCTATTTACTGGTTTAATGTATCAGCCCAGCTAAAGGTTGCCATAGACAGAACAATAGCCTTTATGGATGAGAAATTCAATTCCCGTATAGCAGGAAAAAAGGCAGTTACATTACTCACATGTGGCAGTGAAGATGTTAATGTTTGCGAGCCATCCATATCCATGTTTAAGATGATTTTTGATCTCCAGAAACTTGTCTATGCAGGAAGGATCGAGGCATTGGCATGCACTCCCGAAGGAACTCCTATTAAGAAAGAATTTATCGAAAAGACAAAAGAACTCGCAGAATCTTTGATTTGA
- a CDS encoding FecR family protein, producing MKPKKIFRCFFVLFLAIQIAFPTYIYAGTIGKFEDIRGDVSLERAKAKLKPAMNDPVLTKDLVVTGKQSRTKLTLTDDSLLNIGQNSKIEITEFLLEKNKRQGIVSIKTGALHTKVEKFLDPQSKFEVHTPTAVAGARGTEWLTVVTENPGTTIYALSQSVSVFNPAFPAQVVTVNAGNFTTVLVGAIPTVPAPFSAAALQGILNQWGLTGIQPGAAGAGAGAGAGEAGAGAGAGTGAGAGAGAAAGTGVAAGVGAGTIAAGVVGAAAIASGVAAATGSSGGTTPTAHHH from the coding sequence ATGAAACCCAAAAAGATTTTTAGGTGTTTTTTTGTTTTATTTTTGGCTATCCAGATAGCATTTCCTACATATATTTATGCAGGGACAATAGGTAAATTTGAAGATATAAGGGGCGATGTATCATTGGAAAGGGCCAAGGCCAAGTTGAAACCTGCTATGAATGACCCTGTTTTAACAAAAGACCTTGTAGTAACAGGAAAACAATCACGGACAAAACTAACGCTAACCGATGACAGCCTTTTGAATATAGGACAGAACTCTAAGATTGAGATAACAGAGTTTCTTCTTGAGAAAAACAAGAGACAGGGTATTGTATCAATCAAAACAGGGGCATTACACACCAAGGTAGAGAAATTCCTTGATCCTCAATCTAAATTTGAGGTCCATACACCTACAGCAGTGGCAGGGGCAAGAGGAACAGAATGGCTTACTGTGGTCACAGAGAATCCAGGGACAACTATTTACGCCTTATCCCAATCTGTTTCGGTTTTTAATCCTGCCTTTCCTGCACAGGTCGTAACGGTAAATGCAGGTAATTTTACTACTGTTCTTGTAGGCGCAATACCTACAGTCCCTGCACCATTTTCAGCAGCTGCCCTTCAGGGTATTTTAAACCAGTGGGGTCTTACGGGTATTCAGCCCGGTGCAGCAGGTGCCGGTGCTGGCGCAGGTGCCGGTGAGGCAGGCGCAGGCGCTGGTGCAGGAACAGGTGCAGGCGCTGGTGCAGGAGCTGCAGCAGGCACAGGTGTAGCAGCAGGTGTTGGTGCAGGCACTATTGCAGCAGGCGTTGTAGGAGCAGCGGCAATAGCATCAGGTGTAGCTGCAGCAACAGGCTCAAGCGGTGGCACCACCCCTACAGCCCATCACCATTAA
- a CDS encoding 50S ribosome-binding GTPase: MPANLPPDYFEEEKKLRQAKTIDEKIGIIENMLAIIPHHKGTDKLIGSLRARVSKLKEEREKRPQVQKKSDSLYNIKKDGAGQVLFIGFPNSGKSSVVSALSGEPLETAEYPYTTRALQQRMMRYEDIQIQLIDTPAIGDESTGIWFGNMVRKADVIAVTMALSDALDIEFELIMEELRPHLPHLQKTAQRLVVVINKLDLVKYKKYLEEFEKQLDKNHKIIPVSAKNDVNIHLLKDQIFENLEIIRVYSKIPGKKPDLDAPFVVKKGSNLLDCAGKIHKDFKEKLRYAKLWRKDKLDGMMVSRDFILEDGDIIEFHL, encoded by the coding sequence ATGCCAGCTAATCTACCACCTGATTATTTTGAAGAAGAAAAAAAATTAAGACAGGCAAAGACTATTGACGAAAAGATCGGCATTATAGAGAATATGCTCGCCATTATACCCCATCATAAAGGGACGGACAAGCTCATAGGTTCTTTAAGGGCAAGGGTTTCAAAATTGAAAGAAGAAAGGGAGAAGAGACCCCAGGTTCAAAAAAAATCTGACTCTTTATACAATATAAAGAAAGATGGGGCAGGACAGGTGCTTTTTATTGGTTTTCCTAATTCTGGAAAATCATCTGTTGTTTCTGCCCTTTCTGGTGAACCATTAGAAACTGCTGAATATCCCTATACAACAAGGGCACTGCAACAAAGGATGATGCGCTATGAGGATATACAGATTCAACTCATAGATACACCTGCAATAGGAGATGAATCTACAGGTATATGGTTTGGCAATATGGTGAGAAAAGCAGATGTCATTGCTGTTACAATGGCTCTATCAGATGCCCTGGATATAGAGTTTGAGCTTATTATGGAGGAACTAAGACCTCATTTACCTCACCTCCAGAAGACAGCCCAAAGGCTCGTTGTTGTCATAAACAAGCTTGACCTCGTAAAATACAAAAAATACCTTGAAGAATTTGAAAAACAGTTGGATAAAAATCATAAAATTATCCCTGTCTCGGCAAAAAATGATGTGAACATACACCTTTTGAAGGATCAAATCTTTGAAAACCTTGAAATTATTAGGGTTTATTCAAAGATACCAGGTAAAAAACCTGATCTTGATGCGCCTTTCGTTGTTAAAAAAGGGAGCAATCTCCTTGATTGCGCCGGTAAAATACACAAGGATTTCAAAGAAAAATTGAGATATGCAAAGCTGTGGAGAAAAGACAAACTCGATGGCATGATGGTAAGCAGGGATTTTATCCTTGAAGATGGAGATATTATAGAGTTCCATCTTTAA
- a CDS encoding class I SAM-dependent rRNA methyltransferase yields the protein MNKAIILVIKNDRSGPLKGFHPWVFSRAIKEIPEGLSPGQPVKLYDENNRFLAHGYFNSYSQIAVRIWGYDEQENIDEAFFKKRIEMAYRLRKRYIEGNKTNAFRLLNGENDLMPGLIVDNYDKYIVVQFHTRGIEAWKDMIISSIREVMEPIGIYERSDMTIRETEGISKRSGLLWGNIPDKIEIKENGFRFLVDVKHGQKTGFFLDQRDKRNAFMKYVKDAVVLNCFSYTGGFSVYALAGGANFIENVDTSHEALEMAKENIRLNGFNIDKCRFIKMDVKEFLKDSRLKYDSIVLDPPAFIKDRTKMKEGKIGYRKINESAMEHINEHGVLLTCSCSAHLGMDDFRYLLSQAAGGAKKNFKIIETFTHGIDHPQLLPFTEGSYLKCFILCF from the coding sequence ATGAACAAGGCAATTATATTGGTTATAAAAAATGATAGATCAGGCCCTTTAAAGGGATTTCATCCCTGGGTTTTTTCCCGTGCTATAAAAGAAATACCTGAGGGACTAAGCCCCGGGCAACCAGTGAAGCTCTACGATGAAAATAACAGGTTTCTTGCCCATGGATACTTTAATTCCTATTCCCAGATTGCAGTCCGCATATGGGGGTATGATGAGCAGGAAAATATTGATGAAGCATTCTTCAAAAAAAGGATAGAGATGGCATACAGGTTAAGAAAGAGATATATAGAGGGAAATAAAACTAATGCGTTTCGATTATTAAACGGTGAGAATGACCTTATGCCAGGTCTCATAGTAGATAATTACGATAAATATATAGTAGTCCAGTTCCACACACGTGGGATTGAGGCATGGAAGGATATGATTATATCTTCAATCAGAGAAGTGATGGAGCCCATTGGTATATACGAGAGGTCTGATATGACCATAAGGGAAACAGAAGGAATCTCTAAGAGAAGCGGCCTTCTCTGGGGAAACATACCTGATAAAATAGAGATTAAAGAAAACGGTTTTAGGTTCCTTGTAGATGTAAAACACGGACAAAAGACAGGTTTTTTTCTTGACCAGAGGGATAAAAGAAATGCCTTTATGAAATATGTAAAGGATGCCGTAGTTCTTAATTGCTTTTCCTATACAGGGGGTTTTTCCGTTTATGCATTGGCTGGAGGTGCAAACTTCATAGAGAATGTGGATACCTCTCATGAAGCCCTTGAAATGGCAAAGGAGAATATAAGATTGAACGGATTCAATATAGACAAATGTAGATTTATAAAGATGGATGTCAAAGAATTTCTAAAAGACAGTAGATTAAAATACGATTCAATAGTCCTTGACCCTCCCGCCTTTATAAAAGATAGAACAAAGATGAAGGAAGGAAAGATAGGTTATAGAAAAATAAATGAATCTGCCATGGAACACATCAATGAACATGGCGTCCTTCTCACGTGTTCATGCTCTGCCCATCTCGGAATGGATGATTTCAGATATTTGCTATCCCAGGCAGCAGGAGGAGCAAAGAAAAACTTCAAGATAATTGAAACATTTACCCACGGTATAGACCATCCTCAACTTCTACCTTTTACTGAAGGTAGTTACCTAAAATGCTTTATCTTATGTTTTTGA
- a CDS encoding MBL fold metallo-hydrolase, producing the protein MSEPIKIIDKIYQIGGPNLTDIRDGAIYLIDLGELILIDAGSGFGFKKTIKNIEHLGYRPSDISAIILTHCHVDHIGGAHLFKENLGTTLIMHELDAEIAQRADIRLTAAFCFEVDFKPLFVDLKLKGEEVRLNFGSQEIVCIHTPGHTPGSICVYLDIDGKRVLFAQDMGAPLLKEFDCNPNAWVRSIDKLFYINPDILCDGHSGAYKSKQLVRQYLQFCIDKQLELGYL; encoded by the coding sequence ATGTCTGAACCAATAAAGATAATAGACAAAATATATCAGATAGGTGGTCCTAACCTCACTGACATCAGGGATGGTGCTATTTATCTCATTGATCTGGGAGAACTTATTCTTATTGATGCTGGATCAGGGTTTGGCTTCAAGAAAACCATAAAAAATATAGAACATCTCGGTTACAGGCCATCAGACATTTCAGCAATTATACTTACCCACTGCCATGTAGACCATATAGGAGGTGCACACCTTTTTAAGGAAAACTTGGGAACAACCTTGATTATGCACGAATTAGATGCAGAGATTGCGCAGAGGGCAGATATAAGGCTAACAGCAGCATTCTGCTTTGAAGTGGACTTTAAGCCATTGTTTGTAGATTTAAAGCTCAAAGGCGAAGAAGTAAGGTTGAATTTTGGTAGTCAGGAGATAGTATGTATCCATACCCCTGGCCATACCCCTGGCTCTATATGTGTTTACCTTGACATAGACGGAAAAAGGGTGCTTTTTGCCCAGGATATGGGTGCTCCACTTTTGAAGGAATTTGACTGCAACCCGAATGCATGGGTCAGGTCTATAGATAAATTATTCTATATAAATCCTGACATCTTATGCGATGGTCATTCAGGTGCATATAAATCAAAACAGCTTGTTCGCCAATATCTCCAGTTCTGTATAGACAAACAGCTTGAATTAGGTTACCTCTGA
- the hisA gene encoding 1-(5-phosphoribosyl)-5-[(5-phosphoribosylamino)methylideneamino]imidazole-4-carboxamide isomerase: protein MKALFAMDLIGGNAVRLKKGDFSQMTIYSHNPVEKIKEMINKGAKDFHIVDLDGAREGVPVHLELIKKIRQEIKGYMEVGGGIRSEDTIKQYSELGMDGIIIGTKALEDNNFFKKLSRYKNIVLGLDVYEGKVMIKGWKESINRSIEDIIKESEEVGIKALLCTSIARDGMLTGPDFDSLKKILKITKIPVIASGGVSSIEDVKLLKPMGVWAVILGKAVYEGLIRIEEAIEYAD from the coding sequence ATGAAGGCGCTCTTTGCCATGGATCTAATAGGCGGTAATGCTGTCAGGCTGAAAAAAGGAGATTTTTCCCAGATGACTATTTACAGCCATAACCCTGTAGAAAAGATAAAAGAAATGATAAACAAGGGTGCTAAGGATTTCCACATAGTAGACCTTGATGGGGCAAGGGAGGGTGTCCCGGTCCATCTTGAACTTATTAAAAAGATAAGACAGGAGATAAAGGGTTATATGGAGGTAGGTGGAGGCATCCGCTCAGAAGACACAATAAAACAATACAGCGAACTGGGGATGGATGGCATCATCATCGGGACAAAGGCCTTGGAGGACAATAACTTTTTTAAAAAATTATCAAGATACAAAAATATAGTTTTAGGATTGGATGTCTATGAAGGAAAGGTTATGATCAAAGGCTGGAAAGAATCCATAAACAGGTCAATAGAAGATATAATAAAAGAGTCAGAGGAGGTAGGTATAAAGGCATTGCTCTGCACAAGCATTGCAAGGGATGGTATGCTCACCGGTCCTGACTTTGACTCTCTGAAAAAAATCCTGAAAATTACCAAAATACCTGTGATTGCCAGCGGCGGTGTTTCAAGTATAGAAGATGTAAAGCTGCTTAAACCCATGGGTGTATGGGCAGTAATTCTTGGTAAGGCAGTATATGAAGGTCTTATAAGGATTGAAGAAGCTATAGAGTATGCAGATTAA
- the hisI gene encoding phosphoribosyl-AMP cyclohydrolase: MGIGDDIKWDERGLIPVVVQDYSSKDVLMVAYMNKEALELTLRTETAHYFSRSRQKLWLKGETSGHTQKVRAIHIDCDNDTILLEVEQKVAACHTGHWSCFFRTWKDGWTVTGKKVFDSSEVYKNP, translated from the coding sequence ATGGGTATAGGAGATGATATAAAATGGGATGAAAGAGGGCTTATCCCTGTTGTAGTTCAGGATTATTCATCAAAGGATGTGCTCATGGTAGCCTATATGAACAAAGAGGCCCTTGAGCTAACATTAAGAACAGAGACTGCCCACTATTTTTCCAGATCAAGACAAAAACTTTGGCTAAAGGGTGAAACCTCAGGACATACACAAAAGGTAAGGGCTATTCATATAGATTGCGACAATGATACAATCCTCTTAGAGGTAGAGCAAAAGGTCGCTGCCTGTCACACTGGTCATTGGAGCTGTTTTTTTCGCACATGGAAGGATGGCTGGACAGTGACAGGTAAAAAGGTGTTTGATAGCAGTGAGGTCTACAAAAATCCATAA
- a CDS encoding phosphatidylglycerophosphatase A, whose product MKKCLLFFVTCGFIGYLPFMPGTYVSILGCIILYLFPFDSLSMNILFLMLFISLSVICINITAYEGSDPPYIVIDELAGMFITMTGHRINITNLIAGFILFRFFDIVKPHPIRYVERYRKGYGIMADDILAGVFANACLYLFVFLWGYFQ is encoded by the coding sequence ATGAAAAAATGTCTCCTTTTCTTTGTAACATGCGGTTTTATAGGTTATCTCCCTTTTATGCCTGGAACATATGTGTCTATTTTAGGGTGTATCATCCTTTATCTGTTTCCCTTTGATTCCCTCTCAATGAATATCTTGTTTCTGATGTTGTTTATAAGTCTTTCTGTTATATGCATAAACATCACGGCATATGAAGGAAGCGACCCTCCATATATTGTAATAGATGAATTAGCAGGGATGTTCATAACCATGACAGGACACAGAATAAATATAACAAATCTTATTGCAGGCTTTATACTTTTCAGGTTTTTTGATATAGTAAAGCCACATCCTATAAGATATGTGGAGAGATATAGAAAAGGTTATGGAATAATGGCAGATGATATCTTAGCCGGTGTTTTTGCCAATGCATGTCTTTATTTATTTGTCTTTTTATGGGGATACTTTCAATGA
- a CDS encoding CinA family protein — translation MIKERKIGNLLKSKSLKIAVAESCSGGLISNRITNIDGASGYFEAGFVTYSNESKTKFLGVPEDIIKEKGAVSSEVAVLMAEGVRQVTGVDIGVSTTGIAGPTGGTEKKPVGTVYIALSCTEGTYVKRLSLKGTRIEIKKQTSDEVLRFIEDYLEGRLS, via the coding sequence ATGATTAAGGAACGTAAAATCGGTAATCTCCTTAAGTCTAAATCATTAAAGATAGCTGTTGCAGAATCTTGCAGTGGTGGACTCATATCAAATAGGATAACCAATATTGATGGTGCATCAGGCTATTTTGAGGCAGGATTTGTAACATACAGCAATGAGTCAAAGACAAAATTCCTGGGTGTGCCAGAAGATATAATAAAGGAAAAAGGGGCTGTGAGCAGCGAGGTAGCAGTCCTTATGGCAGAAGGCGTGAGGCAGGTAACAGGCGTGGATATAGGGGTCTCGACAACAGGCATAGCCGGCCCAACTGGAGGAACAGAAAAAAAGCCTGTGGGGACGGTTTATATCGCCTTATCATGCACCGAAGGAACATATGTAAAAAGACTATCTCTTAAAGGCACAAGAATTGAAATTAAAAAACAGACCTCTGATGAAGTATTGAGATTTATAGAAGATTATCTTGAAGGAAGACTCTCATGA
- the thpR gene encoding RNA 2',3'-cyclic phosphodiesterase translates to MRAFIALELPLSVKENLSKVISNMSMKMDGVKWVNNAGLHITLKFLGEVEETLVGRIREGLSYLGEKYPPFTLALDCIDAFPDKKRARVIVVKLKNRVDIAINIFKDIENNLEKYSFEKEKRVFTPHITLGRRKTPAPLLEKTIAKLDELEFPVDTLVMFKSTLTNKGAIYDPIWKIKLGGIIQ, encoded by the coding sequence ATGAGGGCATTTATTGCATTGGAACTACCTTTATCTGTAAAGGAAAATCTCTCAAAGGTCATATCCAACATGTCTATGAAGATGGATGGCGTAAAGTGGGTAAACAATGCAGGACTCCATATAACCCTCAAGTTTTTAGGTGAGGTAGAAGAGACATTGGTAGGTAGAATAAGAGAGGGGCTTTCATATCTGGGAGAAAAATATCCTCCCTTCACCCTTGCATTAGATTGTATCGATGCCTTTCCTGATAAAAAAAGGGCAAGGGTTATTGTTGTTAAATTAAAAAATAGGGTTGACATTGCCATTAACATATTTAAAGATATAGAAAATAATTTAGAAAAATATAGTTTTGAGAAAGAAAAAAGGGTATTTACACCCCATATTACCCTTGGAAGGAGAAAGACGCCTGCACCACTACTGGAAAAGACAATAGCCAAACTTGATGAATTAGAGTTTCCTGTGGACACTTTGGTGATGTTTAAAAGCACACTAACTAATAAAGGGGCTATATATGACCCTATCTGGAAAATAAAACTTGGAGGCATTATACAATGA
- the recA gene encoding recombinase RecA, whose product MKEENNKTKAIDMAVSQIERLFGKGSIMKLGEKPIEEVPVVSTGSLSLDIALGIGGLPRGRVVEIYGPEASGKTTLALHVVSEIQKKGGTASFIDAEHALDVNYAKNIGVKTDELLISQPDTGEQALEIAEILVRSGAVDIIVIDSVAALVPRAEIEGDMGDAHMGLQARLMSQALRKLTATISKSLTTVIFINQIRQKIGIQFGNPETTTGGNALKFYSSVRLDIRRVSSIKDGQDIVGSRTRVKVVKNKLAPPFKEVEFDIIFGEGISKEGDILDLGVETGFIEKTGTWFSYNDTRLGQGRENAKDYLKKHPEMIKDIEQKILNHYQTKKGES is encoded by the coding sequence ATGAAGGAAGAGAATAATAAGACAAAAGCCATAGATATGGCCGTAAGCCAGATAGAAAGGCTTTTCGGCAAGGGCTCTATCATGAAGCTGGGGGAAAAACCCATAGAGGAAGTCCCTGTTGTATCTACAGGCTCCCTTTCCCTTGATATTGCCCTTGGCATTGGTGGTCTGCCAAGGGGAAGGGTTGTGGAGATATATGGCCCTGAGGCATCTGGAAAGACTACCCTGGCACTTCATGTGGTAAGCGAGATACAGAAAAAAGGTGGGACTGCATCGTTTATTGATGCAGAGCACGCCCTGGATGTAAATTATGCTAAAAATATTGGTGTTAAAACAGATGAACTTCTAATATCTCAACCAGACACAGGGGAACAGGCCCTTGAGATTGCCGAAATACTTGTAAGAAGCGGGGCAGTTGATATCATTGTGATAGATTCAGTGGCAGCCCTTGTCCCGAGGGCAGAGATAGAAGGTGATATGGGTGATGCCCATATGGGTCTTCAGGCAAGGCTTATGTCACAGGCATTAAGAAAATTAACAGCCACCATCAGTAAATCCCTCACAACAGTGATATTCATAAATCAGATAAGACAGAAGATAGGTATACAATTCGGCAACCCTGAAACAACCACAGGAGGCAATGCCCTCAAGTTTTATTCATCTGTTAGGCTTGATATAAGGAGGGTGTCATCCATAAAAGACGGACAGGACATTGTAGGGAGCCGCACAAGGGTAAAGGTGGTAAAAAATAAACTTGCACCACCCTTTAAAGAGGTGGAATTTGACATCATATTTGGCGAAGGGATTTCAAAAGAGGGTGATATCCTTGACTTAGGCGTTGAAACAGGTTTTATTGAAAAGACAGGGACATGGTTTTCTTACAATGATACACGTCTTGGTCAGGGTAGAGAGAATGCAAAGGATTATCTAAAAAAACATCCTGAAATGATTAAAGACATAGAGCAAAAGATTCTAAATCATTATCAAACAAAAAAAGGTGAATCGTGA